Proteins encoded by one window of Dyella humicola:
- a CDS encoding cupin domain-containing protein, with the protein MAVVNRRYVQSVLVALVYACAGAVMAQDMAAVSPSTTKVLIDKPDVRVMEVNVKPGEGIPMHSHPENVVYFVTGGKIKTTTSDGKVTEVTRKPGEVMWSAPITHKNENVGTTEEKVIVIELKSAK; encoded by the coding sequence ATGGCAGTCGTAAACCGTCGTTATGTGCAATCGGTGTTGGTCGCTCTCGTCTATGCCTGCGCCGGAGCCGTCATGGCCCAGGACATGGCAGCCGTGTCACCAAGCACGACCAAGGTACTGATCGACAAACCGGACGTGAGAGTGATGGAAGTGAACGTGAAGCCGGGTGAAGGCATCCCGATGCATTCCCATCCGGAGAACGTTGTGTACTTCGTTACCGGCGGAAAGATCAAAACCACGACATCCGATGGAAAAGTGACCGAGGTCACGCGCAAGCCGGGCGAAGTTATGTGGAGCGCCCCTATTACGCATAAGAACGAGAACGTGGGCACGACCGAGGAGAAGGTCATTGTGATCGAGCTTAAGTCTGCCAAATAG
- a CDS encoding catalase family peroxidase — MPVSSDTSPPPHPLLRCSVIAVAVTALAIAFAYVAGWLTPQRLTPQRMVSALQTNSGLYPGYRRNHAKGVCVAGYFEGNGAASAYSTASVFEKARTPVLGRFSIPGGNPYAPDGSTPVRALGLRFNLPNGQQWRTAMINTPVFIVSTPEAFNQLTVATRPDPATGKPDPARAGAFFASHPETAAFLGWAKTNKPSASFATDRYDALNAFYFVDTHGQQHPVRWRFEPEAKDEAGAGPKADDNDYLSQDLRQRLATTPQRWRLLVTLAAPGDPTNDPTKAWPADRTTIDAGTLVIENEQAQDNAPCRDINFDPTILPAGIIVSDDPLLPARSAAYADSYLRRTREEAHIPGTTPAATPKPETK, encoded by the coding sequence ATGCCTGTTTCGTCCGACACGTCACCGCCGCCGCACCCGCTATTGCGCTGCAGTGTGATCGCCGTTGCTGTCACCGCCCTGGCTATCGCGTTTGCCTACGTCGCCGGCTGGCTCACGCCGCAGCGACTGACACCGCAGCGCATGGTCAGCGCCTTGCAGACCAACAGCGGCCTATATCCGGGATACCGCCGCAATCATGCCAAGGGCGTCTGCGTTGCCGGCTATTTCGAAGGCAATGGAGCGGCGTCCGCCTATTCCACGGCGTCCGTCTTCGAGAAGGCCAGAACGCCGGTGTTAGGCCGCTTTTCGATACCCGGCGGCAACCCTTATGCGCCGGACGGCAGCACGCCGGTTCGCGCCCTCGGGCTTCGCTTCAACCTGCCCAACGGCCAACAGTGGCGCACGGCCATGATCAACACCCCCGTGTTCATCGTTTCGACTCCCGAAGCATTCAACCAGCTGACCGTGGCGACTCGCCCTGATCCGGCTACCGGCAAACCCGACCCCGCACGCGCTGGCGCCTTCTTTGCGTCCCATCCTGAAACTGCAGCATTTCTCGGCTGGGCCAAGACCAACAAGCCTTCGGCAAGCTTTGCGACCGATCGCTACGACGCTCTCAACGCGTTCTATTTCGTCGACACCCACGGGCAACAACACCCCGTGCGCTGGCGCTTCGAGCCGGAGGCCAAGGACGAAGCCGGTGCAGGTCCGAAGGCCGACGACAACGATTATCTTTCGCAGGACTTGCGGCAACGCCTCGCGACCACACCGCAACGTTGGCGCTTGCTGGTGACGCTGGCCGCACCCGGCGACCCGACCAACGACCCCACCAAAGCGTGGCCTGCCGACCGCACGACCATCGATGCCGGCACCCTTGTCATCGAAAACGAACAAGCGCAGGACAACGCCCCCTGCCGCGACATCAACTTCGACCCCACCATCCTCCCTGCAGGCATCATCGTCTCCGATGATCCGTTGTTGCCGGCGCGTTCGGCCGCCTATGCGGATTCCTATCTGCGTCGCACCCGCGAAGAGGCGCACATCCCCGGCACAACCCCTGCCGCAACGCCCAAGCCGGAGACCAAGTGA